GTGCTTTACCAAAGCAAACTGCCTACCCAAAAACACGCTGATTTCAAAGATTATATCCAGGAACTGGACAGCGCCATAAAACACGGAGTGGAACAAACCCCTGGTGACCTTCAAATCACTGGTATTGGAGTGGGTGCTCCAAATGCAAACTTTTACCGCGGCACTATTGAGCATGCTCCCAACCTGGTATGGAAAGGCATAATCCCCATTGTAGAAATCATGCAGGAGGATTTTAATGTGCCGGTGATCATTACCAATGATGCCAATGCAGCAGCCATGGGTGAAATGATCTATGGTAACGCTAAAAATATGAAAGACTTTATCGTCATCACATTGGGTACAGGCCTGGGTTCGGGCATTGTGGCCAATGGCGAACTTATCTATGGATATGACGGTTTTGCAGCAGAACTAGGCCATGTAACCGTGAACCCTAACGGCAGAAACTGTGGATGCGGCAGGGTCGGTTGCCTTGAAACCTATGTATCCGCTACAGGAATAAAAAGGACAGTATATAAATTGCTCGCAGACCATATTGAAGAAAGCGAACTGCGAGGCATCAGCTTTCATGACTTGTCTACCAAAATGATTACAGAAGCAGCAGAACGCGGAGACTCCGTGGCTAAAGCTGCTTTTGAGTATACCGGAAAGATTCTGGGCTCCAAACTGGCTGACAGTGTAGCCCATACCAACCCGGAGGCCATATTCATTTTCGGAGGCTTGTCCCTGGCCGGTGATTTGATCTTTGCCCCTACCCGTAAACACCTTGAAGCCAACCTCATGCCTATTTACAAAAACAAAGTAAAAGTATTACCTTCAGG
This region of Fulvivirga ulvae genomic DNA includes:
- a CDS encoding ROK family protein translates to MKEVTVGIDIGGTNTKFGIVDSAGTVLYQSKLPTQKHADFKDYIQELDSAIKHGVEQTPGDLQITGIGVGAPNANFYRGTIEHAPNLVWKGIIPIVEIMQEDFNVPVIITNDANAAAMGEMIYGNAKNMKDFIVITLGTGLGSGIVANGELIYGYDGFAAELGHVTVNPNGRNCGCGRVGCLETYVSATGIKRTVYKLLADHIEESELRGISFHDLSTKMITEAAERGDSVAKAAFEYTGKILGSKLADSVAHTNPEAIFIFGGLSLAGDLIFAPTRKHLEANLMPIYKNKVKVLPSGLQNQSAPILGASSLVVDHLNKKSSVNI